A single genomic interval of Desulfovibrio intestinalis harbors:
- a CDS encoding type IV secretory system conjugative DNA transfer family protein, with translation MCAKKVQYGLREKSPQKTPLRWLYLPFILLLGIGNMVLATQRIAAFFGYQAALGQPWGVAFGLLWYAPWSVFAWQERLGASDSNGFIDQAIAHSQALFLLPQFVIIGVWLCFQKKLRSNANLHGSARWAEEREIRTMGYFDGKGVYVGGWLKKYAGVALLLRKLKSRPEETQLYLRHNGPEHLIVFAPTRSGKGVGLILPTLLAWEGSSIVLDIKGENWALTAGWRKSQDQIVLRFDPSDPSGASARFNPLEELRLDTLLAIPDVQNMAAMLVDPTGKGLEDHWSKAAFAMLGGAILHCCIMTRHAQKRTATLYDLSCMLADESRTIQDLFKEMVETDHAVLLQEIFPGAESGDKAHIFIASSARELLNKAENEASGVVSTALTNLALYRDPVVALNTASCDFLIHDLMNHEKPVNLYLVISPADIDRMRPLLRLMVDMIVRRICAKMEFADGVSVAGYKHRLLLLLDEFTSLGKLPIMEKALAYIAGYGGKVYIIVQDITQMNAVYGKDNALMANCHVRIAYAPNTIETAKIISDITGKTTVVEEKVSLSGSRTGHMKNASVNVSETARPLLTPDECMRLPGPEKDSLGKVVKPGDMLIFTTGQSPIYGRQILFFFDPVFSARAKIPVPGLTPQYQSGVSDSIYAPRPAAWYAATPAPAAISEKKEASSEQYFVE, from the coding sequence ATGTGCGCGAAAAAAGTTCAATACGGTTTGAGGGAGAAATCCCCTCAAAAAACGCCGCTACGCTGGCTGTATCTGCCGTTCATACTGCTGCTCGGTATTGGCAACATGGTTCTGGCGACTCAGCGCATAGCGGCGTTTTTTGGGTATCAGGCCGCTCTCGGCCAGCCGTGGGGAGTCGCCTTTGGCCTTCTGTGGTATGCCCCGTGGTCGGTCTTTGCCTGGCAAGAGCGGCTTGGGGCAAGCGATTCCAACGGTTTTATTGATCAGGCCATTGCCCACAGCCAGGCTCTTTTCCTGCTTCCTCAATTCGTCATCATTGGCGTCTGGCTCTGTTTTCAGAAAAAATTGCGATCTAATGCCAATCTGCATGGCTCGGCGCGGTGGGCGGAAGAGCGCGAAATCCGCACAATGGGCTACTTTGATGGCAAGGGCGTTTATGTAGGCGGCTGGCTGAAAAAATATGCCGGGGTCGCACTCCTACTGCGAAAGCTCAAATCCCGGCCCGAAGAAACACAGCTCTACCTCCGGCACAACGGCCCGGAACACCTCATAGTCTTTGCGCCTACACGTTCGGGCAAGGGGGTGGGCCTGATTCTGCCCACACTCCTGGCCTGGGAAGGCTCCAGCATCGTTCTTGATATTAAAGGCGAAAACTGGGCTTTAACTGCCGGGTGGCGCAAATCCCAAGATCAGATCGTTTTGCGTTTCGACCCCTCCGATCCTTCCGGCGCGTCGGCCCGCTTCAATCCCCTGGAAGAACTCCGCCTCGATACGCTGCTGGCGATACCGGACGTGCAGAATATGGCTGCCATGCTGGTTGACCCCACTGGCAAGGGGCTGGAAGACCATTGGAGCAAGGCGGCTTTCGCCATGCTCGGTGGGGCGATTCTGCATTGCTGCATTATGACCCGTCACGCCCAAAAGCGGACGGCAACCCTCTATGATCTCTCCTGCATGTTGGCGGACGAGAGCCGCACCATTCAAGACCTGTTCAAAGAAATGGTGGAAACGGATCACGCCGTGCTGCTTCAGGAGATATTCCCCGGCGCTGAAAGCGGTGACAAAGCGCATATCTTTATCGCCAGTTCCGCCAGAGAGCTGTTGAATAAGGCGGAAAACGAAGCCAGCGGCGTGGTTTCCACGGCTTTGACCAATCTTGCGCTCTACCGCGATCCGGTGGTGGCTCTGAACACCGCTTCTTGCGATTTTCTTATCCATGACCTGATGAACCATGAAAAGCCGGTGAATCTGTATCTTGTCATATCCCCTGCGGATATTGACCGGATGCGGCCCCTCCTGCGGCTCATGGTGGATATGATTGTGCGCCGTATCTGCGCCAAGATGGAGTTTGCGGACGGCGTAAGTGTGGCCGGGTACAAACACCGCCTTCTGCTCCTGCTGGACGAGTTCACCAGTCTGGGCAAGCTACCAATCATGGAAAAGGCGTTGGCCTATATCGCCGGATACGGCGGCAAGGTCTACATCATTGTTCAGGACATTACCCAAATGAACGCCGTGTACGGCAAGGATAACGCTCTCATGGCGAACTGCCATGTTCGCATTGCTTACGCCCCCAACACCATTGAAACGGCCAAAATTATTTCCGATATAACTGGCAAAACCACTGTTGTGGAAGAAAAAGTTTCTCTCTCCGGTTCAAGAACCGGGCATATGAAAAACGCCTCGGTCAACGTCTCCGAAACGGCCCGGCCCCTGCTCACGCCTGACGAGTGCATGAGGCTCCCCGGCCCGGAGAAGGATTCACTGGGCAAGGTGGTCAAACCCGGCGATATGCTGATTTTCACCACCGGGCAGTCGCCTATCTACGGTCGGCAAATTCTCTTTTTCTTCGATCCGGTTTTCTCGGCTCGCGCAAAAATCCCCGTTCCCGGCCTGACACCTCAATACCAAAGCGGGGTATCGGATTCCATTTATGCGCCGCGTCCTGCGGCGTGGTATGCCGCAACGCCAGCTCCCGCCGCAATCTCTGAAAAGAAAGAGGCTTCCAGTGAGCAGTATTTCGTTGAGTAG
- a CDS encoding TrbI/VirB10 family protein, with protein MSATSPNSLEPTKTINAARMSKWPLYAVLLAGLLLFGILVYSVNFAHNQEEEQGGTPKVDIKEEEKPLLMGEGRGLALAPPAGSPAVMQPDRPTQNVASREPLIVVQSDKGQSDNYRQELENLRRMKAQAHLTALSAPLGVKKASQPNAGPVPYTDSGSAPGKSSMPMPVDPYGVRESSYDPNADKDKEAFFDRAGKDTSWILPHPRMAGQKYEVKTGAVIPSVMVTGINSDLPGNIIAQVSQNVFDSATGNHLLLPQGAKLFGVYDSRVIYGQERVLVAWNRVMFPDGSAVTLGAMPGSDMAGNAGYTDEVNNHYFRIFGSAVLMSMMSGGMAFTMDSLDNSASNRDKPTLQNEMGSALAAQLGQTTLQLLQKNLNIKPSLEIRPGYQFNVIVTKDMVFERPYRPQR; from the coding sequence ATGTCTGCTACAAGCCCCAACAGTCTGGAACCGACAAAAACGATCAATGCCGCCCGCATGAGCAAGTGGCCGCTCTATGCCGTGCTGCTGGCCGGGCTGCTCCTGTTCGGCATACTGGTTTACAGCGTGAACTTTGCCCACAATCAGGAAGAGGAACAAGGCGGCACTCCCAAGGTAGATATCAAGGAGGAAGAAAAACCGCTGCTGATGGGTGAAGGGCGCGGCCTTGCCTTGGCTCCCCCTGCTGGTTCACCCGCTGTCATGCAGCCGGATAGACCTACGCAGAATGTCGCAAGCCGGGAACCGCTGATCGTGGTGCAATCCGACAAAGGCCAGTCCGACAACTACCGGCAGGAATTGGAAAACCTCCGGCGTATGAAGGCGCAAGCCCATCTGACCGCGCTTTCGGCTCCCCTTGGCGTGAAAAAGGCCAGCCAGCCAAATGCAGGTCCGGTTCCCTATACGGATTCCGGTTCTGCCCCTGGTAAATCTTCCATGCCTATGCCCGTCGATCCGTATGGTGTTCGGGAAAGCTCCTATGACCCGAATGCGGACAAGGACAAAGAGGCATTCTTTGATCGGGCCGGGAAAGATACAAGCTGGATTTTGCCTCACCCGCGCATGGCCGGGCAAAAGTATGAAGTCAAAACAGGCGCGGTGATTCCCAGTGTCATGGTGACGGGCATCAATTCTGATCTGCCCGGCAACATCATTGCCCAAGTGTCGCAAAACGTCTTTGATTCGGCCACGGGCAATCACTTACTGCTGCCCCAAGGGGCAAAGCTCTTCGGCGTGTACGATTCCCGCGTGATCTATGGACAGGAACGGGTCCTGGTCGCCTGGAATCGCGTGATGTTCCCTGATGGCTCGGCTGTTACCCTTGGAGCCATGCCCGGTTCGGATATGGCGGGCAACGCCGGATACACAGATGAGGTGAACAACCATTATTTCCGCATTTTCGGTTCCGCAGTGTTGATGAGCATGATGTCTGGTGGCATGGCTTTTACAATGGATTCGTTGGATAATAGTGCTTCTAACAGGGACAAGCCAACTCTCCAGAATGAAATGGGTTCCGCACTAGCCGCGCAACTTGGACAGACCACGCTCCAACTCCTGCAAAAGAATCTGAACATCAAGCCCTCACTAGAAATCCGACCAGGCTACCAGTTTAACGTCATCGTCACCAAAGATATGGTATTTGAGCGGCCTTATCGACCTCAGAGATGA
- the traF gene encoding conjugative transfer signal peptidase TraF, protein MSSISLSSVLRRALFAVIGLALTLVLFFCAGLRFNPTPSLPKGIYCLVSEAPTKNNLVSFCLEGEFAELALERGYLEPGSCPSGLRPLLKRLAALPGDFVDPSAFPIRAVDSQGRPMPSALLPWMSGVVPSGMALVLADHPGSFDSRYFGFVPLESLQWVEPVFVFTPKGN, encoded by the coding sequence GTGAGCAGTATTTCGTTGAGTAGCGTGCTGCGGCGGGCGCTGTTCGCCGTGATCGGACTGGCTCTGACCCTCGTCCTGTTTTTTTGTGCGGGCCTGCGCTTCAACCCCACACCGTCTTTGCCCAAGGGCATCTATTGCCTTGTTTCCGAAGCTCCAACAAAAAATAATCTGGTGAGTTTTTGCTTGGAAGGCGAGTTCGCGGAATTGGCTTTGGAGCGCGGCTATCTGGAACCTGGTTCCTGTCCCTCCGGGCTGCGGCCTTTGCTCAAACGTCTGGCCGCGCTGCCGGGCGACTTTGTTGATCCTTCCGCATTCCCGATCCGCGCCGTGGACAGTCAGGGACGGCCCATGCCGTCGGCTCTGCTTCCGTGGATGTCGGGTGTCGTGCCTTCCGGCATGGCGTTGGTGCTGGCCGATCATCCCGGCAGTTTCGACAGCCGCTATTTCGGGTTCGTTCCGCTGGAAAGCCTCCAATGGGTCGAACCTGTTTTTGTTTTTACCCCAAAAGGAAATTGA